In the Gossypium arboreum isolate Shixiya-1 chromosome 10, ASM2569848v2, whole genome shotgun sequence genome, one interval contains:
- the LOC128282141 gene encoding LOW QUALITY PROTEIN: putative disease resistance RPP13-like protein 1 (The sequence of the model RefSeq protein was modified relative to this genomic sequence to represent the inferred CDS: substituted 2 bases at 2 genomic stop codons), which translates to MGGIGKKTLAQLVYNDASIQPHFDLKAWACVSDDFDVLRITKEILQSVTSKPCNDNDLNKVQEKLQKELSGKKILIVLDDVXNENYYDXTILQSPFKTKTQESKIIVTTRNHDVSSIMGALHAHSLELLSADDCLSVFAQHALGARDFEGHPSLKEVAEKIVRKCNGLPLAAKTLGGLLRFNVDLHAWEDIVETSFYIGEGTSEKSISEYAGVDSRIDRGIIQGRSHGVDELH; encoded by the exons ATGGGTGGGATTGGTAAGAAAACCCTTGCCCAGCTTGTTTACAATGATGCTTCCATTCAACCTCATTTTGACCTCAAAGCATGGGCTTGCGTTTctgatgattttgatgttttgagaaTAACAAAGGAAATCTTGCAATCAGTCACTTCCAAGCCATGCAATGATAATGATTTGAATAAAGTTCAAGAAAAGTTACAAAAGGAGTTGTCCGGGAAAAAAATCTTAATTGTTTTAGATGATGTCTAGAATGAGAATTATTATGACTAGACTATCTTACAATCTCCTTTCAAAACAAAGACCCAAGAAAGCAAAATTATTGTGACAACAAGAAACCATGATGTTTCATCAATAATGGGTGCCTTGCATGCTCATTCCTTAGAGCTTTTGTCAGCTGATGATTGTTTGTCTGTATTTGCTCAACATGCACTGGGAGCAAGGGACTTTGAAGGACATCCAAGCCTAAAGGAAGTTGCTGAGAAGATAGTGAGAAAATGCAACGGTTTGCCTTTAGCTGCTAAAACCCTCGGTGGCTTATTACGCTTTAATGTAGACCTTCATGCTTGGGAAGATATTGTCGAAACCTCTTTTTATATTGGGGAGG GTACCAGCGAAAAATCTATCAGTGAATACGCTGGCGTTGATTCACGCATTGATCGTGGCATAATACAAGGCCGAAGTCACGGCGTTGATGAACTCCACTGA